The nucleotide window CAGCTTCATGAATTATTGGCTTGAAGAAGTATATTCCCACCAATGCCAGATTGCTTGGCGGAACCTTCGGCTTTTCAACGAGGCGCTTTATAGTCTTTCCGTCCTCGCTCAACTCGGCCACACCGAACTGCTGTGGATTTGGAACTTCGCAAAGCAGAATGCTCGCGTCAAAGTTTCCCTTTTTGAAATACTCCAAATGCCTAACTATACCCTCTCTCAGTATGTTATCCCCCAGATACATCACAAACTCATCGTCCCCAAGGTAATCCCTTGAAACAAGTATGGCGTGTGCCAAACCCTTTGGCTCTCCCTGGTAGATAAACTCTATCTCTGCATCCCACTCAACACTTAGAACTGTCTTCTTTACGAGATCAGCATTTGGGCCGACCACTATTCCTATCTCCCTTATGCCGGCCTCAATAACATCTTCAATGGCGTAGAACAGGACAGGCTTGTTTGCTACGGGAATTAGTTGCTTCTGCTGCGAATAAGTCAATGGCCTTAATCTCGTCCCATGACCACCAGAGAGGATCAGGGCTTTCATACCCTTCACCTGAAGCAACTAGCCTTTCACGAAAACTTAAGGTTTATGGATGAAGTTTGAGTCTCTGTTCTGGGAAAATATCTGTGCACGTCGAGATGGACATCACTTCCTCAGCTCTCCCTTCATCCGGAGGTACTCTTCCTTACTCAGCGGAAAGTTCTTGGCCGAGGCAAGGAAAGAGTTCACGAGTTTTACCTGCTGCTTGAAGACATCGTCTGGATTTTCCCTCAGTTTTTTGACATAGAGCTTTATGAAGGCCAATCTTTCAGAAATATCTCTTTTAGAATTGAATCTCAACGCCGAGCCGTTTCGCGTATTCATAGAGCGCCCTCCTATCGATTCTCTCCTTAAACAGCTCGTAGAGGAAGAAAGCATCCTCTACATCCTTGTCGGAGCCTAGGTAGAGTTTATAAGCTATTTGTAGTTCTATCGGCGATATGTAGATTGTCCTGCCGTTGAACTCAACGGGAATTCTACCATCAATCGCCTCCTTATGGAATTCATCCTTAGGAAACTTCATCTCCGCGTTCGGGATTATCTCACCCTTTCGAGCCATCCTTATCCCAAGCCCCTCGGCCAGCATTTCATAGAGGCCCTCACAGTTCTCTGGGTTTAGAAACTCAAAGCCTGACCTTTCCGCATCTTCACACATTCGCATAAATTCGTCCTTTGGAAGAGGCTCGATTACGAAGTCCACATCTTCAGTACCCCGTGAACGGCCGAGGAGAATCATGACGTACCCGCTAACTATGACGTACCGAGCGTGCTTCTCAACTACGTTCACAACGTCGAGCACGAACTTGTCTAATTCACTGAGCTCGCG belongs to Pyrococcus yayanosii CH1 and includes:
- a CDS encoding glucose-1-phosphate thymidylyltransferase: MKALILSGGHGTRLRPLTYSQQKQLIPVANKPVLFYAIEDVIEAGIREIGIVVGPNADLVKKTVLSVEWDAEIEFIYQGEPKGLAHAILVSRDYLGDDEFVMYLGDNILREGIVRHLEYFKKGNFDASILLCEVPNPQQFGVAELSEDGKTIKRLVEKPKVPPSNLALVGIYFFKPIIHEAVRHIKPSWRNELEITDAIQWLIDNGYKVGWTKVTGWWKDTGKPEDLLEANRLVLDELERNVKVETKAKIIGRVIIEEGAKVDESSVIKGPAIIGKNAKIKNSYIGPYTSIGNNVVVENTEIEDSIIMDDSVLINAGRIVESLIGKGVKIVKGDSKPSGKKLVIGDLSQIVL